The sequence ACCTCCGTATTTCTATGCTACCACGCCTTGGAATAGGACATTTCTATTTTGCATATTTAGGACATTATCACTTTGCGGTTACAGTGGCGGCGCTTATCTTTCATTATTATATGACGCACTAAAAAGCATAATTGTTGCGCTAAAAGGCGATATTCTGCAGGTGTGTGCTTTCCCGGTTTGACACAAAAGCCGTACATGTGTTATTATGATGAAAATTTTGTTTTTCAAGGAGGAGTATCAATGTTAAACAGAAAACCAATAAGCCACCTGTCCGGCGGTGCTTATTATAAAAGAAAAAGGCTTGGTTTTATCTTCTGGGCGGTGCTTGCTTTCGCGGTCCTTGCCGGCGCTTTTCATTTTTTTGGCAAGAACCTTCAGTACGCCCTTAACGTAAAAAGCGGCGCCGCGCAGTTAAAAAAGGGAAAACTGGCCGCAGCCACTTCAAAGTTCAACAAAGCGGTAAATATAAAACGCGACGGCGCGCTTGCCATAGACGGGCTTGGCACGGTCGCTTTAAAACAGGGTGATTTTGAGAAAGCGGAAAAACTTTACACGGAAGCCATTGCCGCGGGATTAAAGGCAAATAAAACTATCAACCACTCCGAAATAGGAAATCAGTTCCTTGACGGAGGGCTTTACAAATACGCTCAGACAGAATTCAAACACGCTGTTGCTTTAAACCAGTTTGACGCTGATGCTGTTTTCGGCCTTGGTTCATGCGCGCATGCCGCCACTAACCTTGACGAAGCAATTAAATATTATAATAAAGCGCTTCAGTATAATCCAAAACTTTCAAAAGCCAGAAAGAACCTTTCGCTTGCGGAAGACGACAGAAACAAAGGCGCGATATATTATATGTACGACAGAAACGGAGAACCTTTGGCAAGGTATAACCTTATTCCCGGACAGGGCAAAAAAACATACATACTTGACCAGAGAGCCGCGCATGTTACCGGTTTTGACAGCGAAAGAAGAAAAACAAAAGAAGGCATTGAAAAACATCTTGCCGAATACATTCCGGGAAACAGAATTTACCTTACAATAGATTCCAAGATTCAGAACACAATAAGCAGGGCGCTTGGATGGTATAAAGGCGCGGTCGTGGTGCTTAACCCTAAAACAGGCGAAATTCTTGGCTTATACAGCCAGCCTACCTTTAAACCCAACACAATAGACCAGGACTGGTGGGACGTTGTTGGCAACCGCAACAA comes from Candidatus Goldiibacteriota bacterium and encodes:
- a CDS encoding tetratricopeptide repeat protein; translated protein: MLNRKPISHLSGGAYYKRKRLGFIFWAVLAFAVLAGAFHFFGKNLQYALNVKSGAAQLKKGKLAAATSKFNKAVNIKRDGALAIDGLGTVALKQGDFEKAEKLYTEAIAAGLKANKTINHSEIGNQFLDGGLYKYAQTEFKHAVALNQFDADAVFGLGSCAHAATNLDEAIKYYNKALQYNPKLSKARKNLSLAEDDRNKGAIYYMYDRNGEPLARYNLIPGQGKKTYILDQRAAHVTGFDSERRKTKEGIEKHLAEYIPGNRIYLTIDSKIQNTISRALGWYKGAVVVLNPKTGEILGLYSQPTFKPNTIDQDWWDVVGNRNKPLLNRATDKLYEPGSIAKMITIASAYEYAIDPEKIFPVKCPGHTYYDNKIFWCWTKHGRVKSLEQTVDTSCNIGAAELAFAIGSPRLTEYNTKFGFGQQLDLGFMDVTRNLKISIPVKTSSAPMNDRTKFDLAMHACGLSYEGHNYTITPLHAALLAATIANDGIMMDPYMIKEIRNINGKIIYQAAPRVIKKPVTPETADKITKLMIDSVENGIGRKAKVNGISIAGKTGTSGKSGALNAWFISFAPSENPEYAIAICGDSEGKGMSVAAPVAGDIYKDLFK